From Gracilimonas sp.:
ACCGGGGACAAATGAAATCATAGCCGGCCAATCTTTAGTATCGAATAAATCCTTACTGATAATAGCTGCGATGGCTGTTGTACAACCATGCATTATGGCTGTGCCGAATCCCCGTACAAACCAGGTGATCAAAGTAGCATCTTCTAATGCTCTAAGGTAATACAGGTTTTCAATAATGGCGAATCCGGCTCCTACAGCCAGGCCAAAAATTGCTGCATCTACCATAAACCCGACCCTACGAGTCACAATCAGAAAAATGACAGGGAGAAATTTTAAAAACTCTTCACTAACCGGCGCTATATACCTGGATAACGCCGCTCTGTCAATACCTGTATTATTCAGAATGGTTCCATGAAACAGTACGGTTATACCGGCTATTAAGAATCCAAAGAGAATGGTGATTATCACTTCTCTTGTTTTTATAAGCTGAAAGCTGTCAAGCATCCACATGCCAATCAGAAAAATGACTATGGGCAGAAGGGCAAAACTAAACTCTAAAACCTGAATCATGCTTGCAAATTTTATTTTATCTCATCAATCTTAATGAAATCATCAGTTCATCACTGCGGGTGCCGGCAATATCGTTCCAGGCAGAGGCATAACCTACTGAAAAGGTAGATTCAAGTATAGAAATGACGGATAACCTGAAGTCTAACTGCGCCCCGGCGTTGTAATATCGTTGCAAAAAGGTATCATCATCTATGTTGGTGAGTAATCCTGTGGTAAATAGATTAAGTTGTGCCCAGTTAGCATATAGGTTCATAAAACCGGCCCTTTTAAATCGCACAGGTGGGAGGGACCATTCCACCATCAGTTTTCCATAATTGGTACCGCCAATCTGGTTCAGATCCGCACCGGGAAAAGCCTGCGGCGATCGGTATCTTTTACTGGGTTTGTAATCAATCCAGTTGTTACCAAATCCTCCAAAATAGAAGTTGCCAAGAGGTTCCCTTCTGGGGGAAAATGAAATTCCTGCCGAAGACCTTAGCCAAATGGAAGAGTGGTGAATAGGCAATGCAATTCCATAGTCCAGATTTTGATTTACCCTTGGGAATAAAGTGCCTTCAACATAATTGTGATAGGTCTGCAGCTCCCAGCTCCATCCTTTTTCATAATCCACTGCTCCTAATGATGCCAACATGGCTTTATAAGATAAACTGCCCGAAAGAGATACGAATTCAGAAAAAGAGGTAATTACATTCTGGAAACTTGGCAGTCGTTCCATCCCACCATAGTAAGCGGTACTTAAATCAGCCGTAAGCGTTTTATCAACCTCGTCCATCAGTTGAAAATTTCTTCCCAATCCAATGGAATACCCTTTTCGTGATTGTTTGGTAGGGCCAAAAAGGTCATAGAAATCGGCTCCGTTGTAGTTACCGAAATATCTCCACTTTTGAGCTTCATAAGAAAAAGAAGCATGGAATCTTTCATCACCAGCCAAGCTGGAATATGGGGAATACGATATTGCAATTCCCAAATTGTGAAACCTGAGTGGGTCGTTGAAATTGAATCGCATTCCGGCCGCGGCATAATCCTTGAATCCCTGAATAATTGGGTAGGCAGAGGTCAAAGCCATGTTGGAGAAAGGTGTGTAGTCCGATTGTCCGGTACGTAACTCATCCACGTTATACTTATCGGGCGAAGGAGGGGGAAGCATCCAGTCTATAACAACGGGGTGCTTTTCAACTATTTCTTGCCCAAGAAAATTAATGGCACTTACTCTTTCAGCAGGCTTATTCTCAATGAGTACAGGTAAGAAGCCTTTTCCTGTATATTCGAATGCCATGAGGGTGTCATCCGTAATGGGAATTGGTTTGAAATAACCGGTTTCTACATTGGTAAGCCATTCCATTTGATCGTTTTCGATGTCATATCTGGTAATATTTGATACACCGGAGTAATAGCTGGAACCAAACAAGAACTTTCCATCTTCAGAAAACTTAAAGCTGGCGGGTGAACTCACTTCGAAATCATAGATTTCCTCAGGCTCAAATTTCCCCTGCATTAAAGAGTCGGTACTCATCATGACCAGCTTTTGCAAGCCTTGCACATCACCGATAGCCGCACTCAAATACTTTCCGTCAGGAGAGATATCGATATCAAAGAGGTCTTCTCCATAAGGCATGGAATGGACTCGGTTCCATTCTGTATAAGGCTCAGGGATGCGAATCAAGGATACAATGCCATTTAAATGCCTGACTCCCCAAAGCGATCGGTCATTGGGATTGAACACCAAATCTCCGGTGCGCAGATCTTTTATCAATTGCCTTGAGTTGCCGGTCTCGATATTTACGGCAAATAAATCACGCCAGCCGTTATTATCGTTGGTATAGAATATCGTTTGGCTGTCAGCATCATAGGCTAATGAACTGACAAAGTAGAGAGCAGAACCATTAATATCTGCAACACGCTCCATTTCCCCCGTTTTTGGATCTAACAAAGTGATATGTGCAATCTGGCCCGGTAGATCAGCTGCAAAAATAATTTTATTCAATTCTTTGGCATAGATAGCTGAAGACACACCTCCAATAGGGGTTTTTGAGAGTACTTTTCTCTGCGTAACCGGATTCCTTCTGATGTTAGCCAGGTTATTTCGCTGCCACTCTTTTTCCCATTCTATCCATTCTGACCATTCATCATCTAATGAATTCCCATAAACCTGCTCGAATTGTCGGGCATAAAATCGTTTACTGTCGTCATCCCGGGACACCCACTCAAGCAAAGATTCCGGTCCATATTGGTGGGACAGGTAAGCCATAAAGCGGGTGCCATACATGTAGGAATTTGCACCGGCTTCAAAGTCGGTAGTAGTGCCTTCTGACTCCAGCCCAACGGCATCATAAATATAGGAAGAGTCGCGCACCATGGTCCGGAACATCATTTCGTCATATGCGCCCATCACTCGTCCGATGCCGCCCGACATCCACGTGGTCATATACTCAGCAATACCTTCATGGTACCATCTTGGGGAAAAAATCCTGGGCACCGTCAGGTAGCTGTATAGCATAGAAACGGGGTTGTCCCGATCAGGGAAAACTTTACCGGCAAACAGTTTACGATAAAAACGATCAGCTGAAGATGATTTTTCCTGAGCGATTATATGAACCAACTCGTGCTTCATCAGCACACCTATTCGTTCATTAGCGGGGTTGGTCTCGTATGCATAATGGAAGGGAGCTATTCCCATCAAAATCACATTATTAGGTACGGCTGAGGCACCACCCTGCGCAAAGTCACCAAAATCGGACATTATCACGGTTACCGGCTCAGTAACCTGGTAGTTGAACTTATCTTTATGGAAATCGAGTGCGTTGGTGTAGCTTCGGATTGTGTGGTTAATGAGGTATTCGTGCCCGAAATTGTAATAAACAAGGTTCAGGTCTTCCGTTTTTACCGTTTTATACTGCCCGAAGGCAAAGGATTGACATAATAAGAGTGTGACACCCCCAAGAATAAATTTGCTTACATAACCCAAAATGTACTCCGTTAATTTTTTGTTAACCCCGCACCTATTTAATCAACCCTGACTTAAAAAACAAAAGAATGACCCCGATTAAAGGGCCATTCTTGATTTGCCGCAGCAGTTAGCTTCTATGTTTGAATAATTGGATGAGGTTTAAAGCCTTTGATCAAACTCAGGGCTTGCAACCATTCTATGGAAATTAGGATTGGCCATCAGTCGGCTGAAATTAGGGCTTGCCATCAGCTGGTTGAAATTTGGACTGGCCATCAATCTGCTGAAATCCGGGCTTGCCATTAGTTGGTTAAAACTTGGACTGGCCATAAGCATGCTGAAATTCGGACTGGCCAGTAGCTGATTGAATTCAGGGCTTGCAGCAAGTCGGCTGAAGTCAGGACTTGCCATTAACTGGCTGAAGTTCGGGCTTGCCATCAGTCGGCTAAAATCCGGACTGGCCATCAATCTGCTGAAGTTCGGGCTCGCCATTAACCGGCTGAAGTTCGGACTTGCGATAAGTCGGCTGAAATTCGGGCTGGCCATTAGGCGGCTGAATTCCGGACTGGCAACCAGACGGCTGAAATCAGGACTGGCGATAAGCCTGCTAAAGCCCGGGCTGGACATGAGATTGTTAAATCCAGGACTTGCAACCAATCTGTTAAAATCAGGATTCGCCATTAACTCACTGAAAGTCGGGTTCGACATCAGGTTGCTGAAATCAGGACTTTCCATCAAACGGTTAAATTCCGGGCTTGCTGCAAGCTCATTGAAATTGGGAGCAGCGGTTAATCTGTTAAAATCAGGGTTTGCCATTAAGCGGCTAAAATTAGGACTGGCCACCAAACGACTGAAATCAGGCGATGCTAAAAGCCGACTAAAGTCAGGGCTGGCCATTAACGAGTTGAAAGAAGGATTAGATGATAGTCTGTTGAAGTCAGGGCTGGCAGTAAGCAGCTTAAACTCCGGTGATGACATTAACCCATTAAACTCGGGGCTAGCAGCCAGTTTGCTGAAATCCGGGCTGGCAATCAGTTCATTAAAGTTTGGGCTGGCCAATAACTGATTGAAGTTAGGACTTGCCATCAGTTGGCTAAAGGAGGCATCTGACATGAGCTGAGAAAAATCAGGACTTGCTATCAGTTGATTGAATTCCGGACTTGCAAAAAGCTGGTTAAAGTCAGGACTGGCCATTAGCTGGACAAAAGCTTCATTTTGAGAGAGCTTCTTTAGTTCACCCGATTCTACCAAGTCGATAAAAACATCGCTTTGTAAAACCTGCTGAAATTCTTCGTCATCCAGAGAAATATCTGCATGCGTCATTTGTGTTCCACGATACCTTTCGGCACGTTCAACCGGATCTCCTCCTATTGTCCCGCTTACATCACTTTGATTTGGTTGTGGCATTCCGGTAATAAAAACCACCAAAAGAGCAACGGCAGCTCCTACAAGCGCAGAGGCTATATTTTGACCCGAAAATAGTTTGTTTGATTCAGACATAGTGTCCCCATTATTATGTTTATGATTGATGTTAGAATTAGATTGTACCCCGTAAACCCATGATTCATTTACTATTTCTTGTTGTACCCGGGCTGAGATGGACTCAGAAGGATCGATTTCCGATCCAAGTTTTTTAATGTTTTTTGAAATTTTAAATAGATCGTCATAAAGAGCTTTTGCTTCCTGGTCTTCTTCCAGTATTTTTTTCACTTTCAGGCTTTGTTCTGCCGAGTTTTCCCCGTCAATTTCAGCCTGAATTAAGTATATAAGCTCCTGTTCCATCTAATTTCTACTGTCGAATTGGTATTGTTTACTTTAAGTACACCACAAATTGGAAAAAGTTGGTAAGTTTTTGTATCCCGATAAAAAATTGATATAAAAAGTAGCTAAAGCAGTTTTTCGCGCAATTGAATTCTTGCCGTGTATAATCGCGATTTTACTGTTTTGGGTTCTATGTCCAAAATACCCGCAATTTCTTTATAGCTTAGTTCTTCGAAATGTCTTAATTGGATTACAACCCGATAATCTGTAGGCAGCTCACCAATACATTTCGCCAGAATTCTGTTTTCTTCTTTTTTTAATAATTTCAAATAGGGATTTTCCCCGCTGCTATGATACAGTGACAGGCTGGAATGTGTTTTTTTGTTTCTTAGGTGATTAAGAGACTCATTTACCATTATTCGATACAGCCAGCTGTAAAATTTAAAATCAGGGTTGTAGGTATGCAGCTTTTTCCAGCACTTCAGAAATCCAGTTTGGGTTATATCTTTGGCTGTATCTGAGTTTTTAACAATACCCCATGCTGTTCTGTACATCTGGCGCTCATAACGCTTTACCAAAAGGTCAAAAGCACTATTGTCCCCATTCAGACAACGTTTGATAAGATCATAGTCACCTACATCAGCCATAACATGTATTAGTTAGGAAAATGCTTTCAGTCGTTGAAAGCTGTAATAAAGGCCTGCTTTACAGGCCGCGCCTTACCTAATCGATTAAATCGAATACCTGATCAAGGCGGGTAAATTTGAAAATATCTTTAATATGGCTGTTCAGGTTTTTTAACCTGAGCGAGTGCCCGTTTTCATTCAGCCTGTGGTTTGTTTTTACCAACACCCCTAACCCCATGCTTGAAATGTATTTTAATTCCCCCATATCTATGGTCAAAGTCTCTTCATGCTCAGAAAGCTTATCAGAAGCAATGCTTTCCTGACTTGCACTAAACTCACCAATAAACTTTAACTCGTTTTCACTTACTTCTTCAATCTTCAGCATGTAAAAACCCTAAATCAATTTTGTGATTGTAATGGTTGATATCCCGTTCCGATGAACAAACTTGATATCATCCATAATTTCTTTAACCAGGTGAATACCCAATCCCCCGGACTTTTTTTTCCTGAAATATTCCTCAAAGTCAACGCCTTTCGCTTGAGTTATATCAAATGGCTTTTCTTCAAAATCACTCAGGCTTAATATAATCTTACGATTCTTTTTTTCAACTATTAGTTTAATATCAAACTCTGCATTCGGGTTATGGCGCACCATGTTCATGAAAATTTCTTCAACAGATAATTCAATCTTTCGTTGATCATTTTCGTCAACTTCATAACCAGCCCAGTTTTGTTTAAGGAAATCGAAGATATTATCTAATTCACTCGTATCCCGTTTGAAAGTGCCCATACTTTTCATAAGCAGAGATGTCAAAATTATACCACCCGGAAAACCTTAATATGAGAGTGTATATATAAAATTATTGCATAAAATGTACTCTAAATAATACATTGAGGTGTTAATGAGGGCTTGTAACTTGTTTGCCTTGTAAACAGAGCTCTTGCCCGGGTTCTGAACTATGATTTACAGGATTAACGGATCCGCTGAATAGTATTTACTCTGAAGTTTTGATAAGTGCCCGCACTGATGCTCTGCGTAGGAGCGGATGGTTTTTCGTAAAAAATATTTCTACTTGCAGAACTGTTTCAATTTTCCAGATGTTAGCTAACCAAACAACATGAAATTTTTAGGTACAGAACATTGACGTTTGTAACACGCAGAGCCCATTTTAATGCCGCTCACCGGCTTCATAATCCCGACAAGAGTGAGGAATGGAATCGGGAAACTTTTGGTAAGTGTAACCTTCCAAACTGGCATGGCCATAACTATATAATTGAGGTTACCGTAACCGGTGAGCCTGATCCGGAGACGGGGTACACCATTGATCTTGGTAAATTAAAATCCATTATAAAAGAGAAGGTTCTGGATCCCTGCGATCATAAAAACCTGAACCTGGATGTGGATTTTTTGCAGGGAATCATTCCCACAACAGAAAATCTGGTTCGTGCTTTTTTCGACGAATTGCGCCCCGATGTAGAAGCCGCCTGTTCCAAAGACGGAAAGTTGTACAAGGTTAAGCTGTACGAAACCGAACGAAATATTGCCGAATATTGTCCGTACAGAGGACTATAACAGACTATTCATCATTAGCAGTTAGAGATATGATTAAGAATGAAATACAACGATTTTATGACCCTACCTTCACGGTAACGGACGAATACAAAGAATCCCTGCCCGATTTACAAAACGGTCCGGCTTCTTTAATTGAAGGGGCAAATGTCCCAATACAGCAGGTGGGGATTTCCAATTTCAAGCTTCCGCTTAAATTCAGAAGAAGAGAGGGCGAACCTATAACGCTTGAGGCTTCTGTAGATGGTTACGTAAGTCTTGAAATGGATAAGAAAGGGATTAACATGAGTCGGATCATGCGCACCTTTTATAAGTTTCAGGATAAGGTTTTTCATCTCGACCGACTTGAAGAAATTTTACGGGCATACAAAGATGATTTAGAAAGCCAGGAATCATTTTTGAGAGTCAGCTTCAACTATCCGCTGCTCAAAGACAGTCTGCGTTCCGACATGAAAGGGTACCAGTACTACAAGGTTTCCTTTGAGGGACGGCTGGACAACTACAATCAGTTTCAGAAATACATGCACCTCGATTTTGAGTACAGCAGTGCATGCCCGTGCTCGTACGAGTTGTCTGAACATGCTCGTGAAACCCGTGAAGTAGCTGCCATACCTCACAGCCAGCGAAGTGTGGCTAATGTGACGGTAGCGCTGAAGGATGAGTTTTTCGTAGAGGATTTGGTCAATATCTGTCGCACAGCCCTGCAAACCGAAACACAGGTTATGGTGAAAAGGGAAGACGAACAAGCGTTTGCAGAACTGAACGGAGCTTATCAAAAGTTCGTGGAAGATGCAGCTCGTTTGCTTTACGATGAATTGGACAGCTACAACAGTATCCGTGATTTTGTAGTCCGTTGCGTACACATGGAAAGCTTGCACAGCCATGATGCGGTGAGCAGAATTTGTAAAGGACTCCCGAATGGTTTGAGATAACCGGAGTTGTTTTGTTAAACTAAGCCTCGTTCCATAAAGAGCGGGGCTTTTTTTGTGATTATGAAGTAAGGTTTTCAATGTATAGCCCATCAAATCCCAGGTATCAACTCCAATCAAATCAATAACAATGGCAAATCCTGATTTTTCCAGCCTGAAGGCCTTATATATAAACTGCACGTTGAAAAAATCACCCAGAGAAAGTCATACCCGAAAGCTGATTGATGTGTCTATGAACATCATGGAGAAAGAGGGGGTGGAAGCTGAATGTATCCGTCTGGTTGATCATGATGTAGCCTATGGTGTGTATCCTGATATGAAAGAGCAGGGAGCAGAGAAAGATGAATGGCCGGAGCTATGGGAAAAGGTGAAGGCTGCAGATATACTAATCATAGGAACACCGATCTGGCTGGGAGAAAAATCATCGGTAGCTACCAAACTTATCGAACGGCTTTATGCTATGAGCGGCAAGCAAAATGACAAAGGGCAGTACCTGTTTTATGGAAAGGCCGGTGGGTGTTTGGTTACCGGAAATGAAGACGGAATAAAGCATTGTGCGATGGGTGTATTATACGCCCTGCAGCATATCGGGTACAGCATTCCCCCACAGGCGGATGCAGGCTGGATCGGGGAAGCCGGTCCCGGACCAAGCTATGGAGATAAAAGTGAAGATGGGCCTGTTGGTTTTGATAACGAGTTTACCCAGAAAAATACCACTTTTATGACCTATAACCTGCTTCATTTGGCAAAAATGCTCAAGGAACACGGCGGGTATCCCGCTTATGGAAACTCGAGAAAAGAGTGGGATGATGGCACTCGGTGGAACTTTGAAAACCCGGAATACCGGTAGCTTGACGAACGAATATTGGGTTGTGAAATGATATAGACATCCAGTAAATTAGTCTTGAATTTTCATCAGGCTGCGACATTTGTGCGCATAGTCTTTAAGGTTTTACCGGATGTTTAATTGGTTTAAAAAGAAATCAGCTTCTTCTTTTACAAATGAGGAATGGGTTGAAGCGCTGTCTCCGCCGCCGGAAGATGCAGCCATTTCAAAGCTGAGAGCCTACCTGGTGAGGGGATTAAAAGCCTCTCTGTATAAGTACGTTGATAAAAATCTGGGCGATTTTGTGGAAGACATAGCCCAGGATTCCGTTCTGAAAATTCTCGACAAGCTGGATACCTTTCGCGGAGAGAGTAAATTCACAACCTGGGCCATGAAAATAGCAGTGAGAGAAGGCTATACCGAGCTCAGGAGGAAACGATACGATGATATTTCCCTGCATGATTACGTGAATCCAAAAGGAGAGAAAGAGCATGCGGTTGAGATTGAAGAGAAAGAAGCTTTGCCCGATCAAATTGCACACGAGTCGATGGCCGTTGAGAAGGTGATGAAAGTGATGAACGAACAACTCACCGAAAAACAAAAAACGGTGCTTCAGTATTTAATTATAGATCAAATACCGTTAACGGTTGTGGCTGATAAAATGGATACGAACCGAAATGCGATTTATAAGCTGGTACATGATGCTCGTTTGAAGTTGAAAAACAGTCTGGAGCTGGAAGGCATTGATCCGGAAAAACTTTTGGAGGAGATGTAAGATATGGAAGCGTCAACTCATCAGGTTAAGGCAAGAGATATATAAAAATGAAATTGAATAAACAGATCATAAAAATATTAGTAAGCAGCGTAAAGGCTACGCATGAGCATGAGCTGGGATGTGGGGAATGCTTTGATGAGATTCACGAGTTTGCCGAGATGGAGCTGTTGGGGAAATCTCCCGCAAAAGCCAAGCCGCTGGTTAAAGAGCACCTGGAGAAATGCGGAGAATGCAGAGAAGAGTATAAAGCCCTGTTAAAGGCAATGGAGAACCTGGAAGTGTATCAGTAAGAGTGCGATAAAGGATGAACCGGGCATTCTAAACTTCTAAACAGCTTAGTTTAGGAGAATACATACCGGATATGCACTCGGTTTTGAAAAGTCCTATCTTTAAGGATTAAATATTCATCAAACCATCCTGTTCCCAATGAAGAAAACTCAGTATTCGCTTTTAACTCTTTTTGCTCTTCTTTTTTCAGTAAGCTCTCTTTTTGCCCAAGATCCCATTCCGATTTCTGAAGCCCGTGAGCAGGCCGAAGGAACTACCGTAACCGTTTCGGGGCATGTGACGGTAACCGATGAATTTTCAGGACCCGTTTATTTTCAGGATGAAACCGGGGCCATTGCCTGGTTTGATTATGACAACATGCGGGAAGAATTTACGCTGGACGTACAGCGGGGAGATTCCATTGTTGTAACGGGTGAGATTGGTTTTTTTAATGATCTGTTACAGGTGGTAAATGCCACTTCCTGGGAGTTTTTCCCCGACTCTACTCATAAAACCACTCCTGTGGAAATTTCCGTTGAAGAAATGAATTCCGGTGACTTTGAAAGTCAGCTGGTTTCCATGATTGTGGATATTGATCACACCGGGTCTTTACAAGGGAACACGAATTACGACATTTCCGATAATACCGGAACCGGGGAGCTGCGTATCGACCGTTTTACCAATCTGGTTGGAGCCGAGGCGCCTGAAGGCGTTACCACCATTGTGGGTGTTGTAGGAAGGTTCAGAGACACATTTCAGTTGTTGCCACGCGATACCGAAGATTTAAATGCAGATCCGTTTGAATATCCCGGGGAAGAGGTTTCCAAAGACCAGACTTTTGAAGTAGCAACCTGGAATATTAATTGGTTTGGGTCGGCCAGTAACGGCCCTGATGATGAAGCCGAGCAAATGGCGAATGTAGCAACGGTGATTACCGAGGTGGACGCCGATTTATACGCCTTCCAGGAAATCTCAAATACGGCTGCCTTTGCGGACCTGATTGCCGGGTTGGAAGGTTATGGTGGTTTTATGGCAGATTTCTCCCAAACCCAAAAAACAGCCTTTGTTTTTAAGCGTACCACTATTGACTCGCTCGATTCGGGAATGATTACCTCCGGGATGACACAATCGAACTGGGCAAATGGCCGCTATCCATTATTCTTCCGGTTCAATGCTACTGTAGAAGGAGAAACACGGGAGATTTATGCTTTCAATATTCACGCAAAAGCATTTGATGATTTCAATTCCTATGACCAGAGAGAAAATGCTTCAGCCGAACTTAAGCAATACCTGGACAGTGAAAGAGAAGCCGATAATGTTATCTTTTTAGGTGATTACAATGATACTATTGAGGGATCTATTACATCGGGTCAGGACTCACCCTATGATAATTTTGATCAGGATCAAGAATATACCATCATTACCAAAAGTCTTGAAGAACGAGGATTTGCTTCCCAGGCATCCGGCTCTTTCATCGACCATATAACAATTACCTCAGAACTTACGGATGAATATATCGTGGCAACTGAGCGGGTAGAAAACACCACGTACATTGGAAGTTACCTGAGTTCCACATCTGATCATTATCCAATCTGGACACGCTTTCAGTTTACAACGCTGGTGAGCAATGAGGATGAGTTACACGATCGGCCTGTAAACTTCTCACTGGAGCAGAACTACCCGAACCCGTTTAATCCAACTACCCAAATCAGTTATCGCCTGGCCGAAAGCGATTTTGTGCAGTTGGAAGTATTTGATGTAATGGGTAGAAAAGTGGCAACTCTGGTTAGAGAAAATCAGTCGGCAGGAGAAAAAATTGTTAGCTTTGATGCATCCAACCTTTCGAGCGGGGTGTATATTTACAGGTTATCAACCGCGGGTGGCAAGCAGCTTACAAGGAAGATGATGCTTATTAAATAAGCTGATCATAAAGCGTATTAGAAATTTAAACGCCTTTGTCTGTAGTGGACGAAGGCGTTTTCTTTTTCACCAGCAGACAAGCATCAGTTACCTGAAATGAAGTCCCATCCACCACCGACTTTTGATAGCTGTTGGTATGCTGATCTGCAATCATAAAACCGTTGGTCTTCATCAGTTGGATGAGTTCATCTGCCTCATACAGCACAAAATGATGCCGGGTAAATTCAAGATGTTCGATGCTATGCCGGGGCCGGTATCCAATCAGGAAGATACCTCCAGGTTTCAGTACCCGCTTAATTTCCCGAAGATGTGGTTCAGGTGGGTTGAGGAAATAAATAACGTTATGTGCTATAATTACATCAAATTCGTCATTGCTGAAGGGGAGAGCAGATGTTTCAGCACAGTGGATGGTAAGCTTATCTTCATCAATCAGAGTTGCGTTGCGAGCTTTGGCTTCTTCACACATGTCGGCAGAATAATCAACGCCGGTCAGGATTAGCTCAGGTTCAATCTGAAGATATTGAGAGAAATGGTTTCCATTTCCAAAGCCGATTTCAAGTATGTTCTGGTTGGGTTTCAGCTCAAGAAGTTTAAAAGCCAGATCGTAGAGTCCCTGATTCGATTCGTTTAAAGCCCTGGCAACTTCAAGCCCGTTCTCGCCGGTTGGTTTCTTTAGTTGTTCCGAAAGTTCTTTGGGTTCCATCGCAGATAATACAAAATGGAATTGAAAGAGTTGGTGACGGCTGATTTAATTTAGCCAACGGATTTGTACTCTTTGGTTTGATAATATTTTGGAACCGAATCGATTCGAATGTGCAGCCAGAAAACACCTAAGCCTGAAGTACTCAGCCATCGCGGTTCTTCTCCGATGATATCTAACATCTCCGTGCCGGTACATTGCCAAAGCTTATGGACTTGTGATTCCGGCGCTTCACGGATAAAGGTACCGATATGAGCATATCCCGGACGCTCATCAACAGGGCAGGGAGCAATGAGTTGGGCATCATTTCCTAAATTCTTAAAACTGACCACGTCCCGGTCTTTTTTGAAATAGGAGCTGAAGGTGTGAAAGTCAGGTGACTTTTTAGCGAGAAATTCACTGTTAAGTACATTGCATTGGTAATCCTGCTGCAGGTTGGCAGTCATCATGGGCTTGTTCTCCCAGAAAAAGGCCTCGTAACCCAAGCTGATCAGGTATTCAGTATAGAAAGATCGAAAGGGTGCTTCATTCTTTAACAGCATGAGAAATTGCTGATTTG
This genomic window contains:
- a CDS encoding class I SAM-dependent methyltransferase, with amino-acid sequence MEPKELSEQLKKPTGENGLEVARALNESNQGLYDLAFKLLELKPNQNILEIGFGNGNHFSQYLQIEPELILTGVDYSADMCEEAKARNATLIDEDKLTIHCAETSALPFSNDEFDVIIAHNVIYFLNPPEPHLREIKRVLKPGGIFLIGYRPRHSIEHLEFTRHHFVLYEADELIQLMKTNGFMIADQHTNSYQKSVVDGTSFQVTDACLLVKKKTPSSTTDKGV